One Eurosta solidaginis isolate ZX-2024a chromosome 5, ASM4086904v1, whole genome shotgun sequence DNA segment encodes these proteins:
- the Eip78C gene encoding ecdysone-induced protein 78C isoform X3, with protein sequence MSRDSVRYGRVPKRSRELNGTPSSTDDPNVIVRVNTPNTPQTPQMCSVASSPSELGCTSQNSVANTSNTPGSGGVGMGVGVNMSVSVGSGGTGGMMGQCGNVSVSGMNVVGNGNINGNVGMTNVDNNGCGVVVDMQGPAGELTVYDVIMCVSQAHRMHCSYTEEQTRELMRRPMAVPQNGIATSVSENMEFQKIWLWQQYAARVTPGVQRIVEFAKRVPDFCDFTQDDQLILIKLGFFEVWLSHVARMINDATLTFDDGTYLTRRQLEILYDNDFVISLVNFANTLNSYGLSDTEIGLFSAMVLLASDRSGLAEPKIISRSRERVAEALRVQLVRSRNGTTQALQLMPALEAKIPELRSLGAKHFSHLDWLRMNWTKLRLPPLFAEIFDIPKTEDDL encoded by the exons CTGTACGTTACGGACGCGTACCCAAACGTTCACGTGAGCTAAATGGCACACCCTCATCAACGGATGATCCAAATGTTATTGTGCGTGTAAATACACCAAATACACCGCAAACACCACAAATGTGTTCAGTCGCCTCGTCACCCTCCGAATTGGGCTGTACGAGCCAAAATAGTGTTGCCAACACATCCAATACACCTGGATCTGGTGGCGTTGGTATGGGTGTTGGTGTAAATATGAGTGTTAGTGTTGGTTCCGGCGGTACTGGCGGTATGATGGGACAATGTGGCAATGTTAGTGTTAGCGGTATGAATGTTGTTGGTAATGGCAATATTAATGGTAATGTTGGCATGACAAATGTGGATAATAATGGTTGCGGTGTTGTAGTCGATATGCAAGGACCTGCTGGTGAATTAACTGTTTATGATGTTATTATGTGCGTATCGCAAGCGCATCgaatgcattgttcatatacagaAGAACAGACAAGAGAACTGATGCGGCGACCAATGGCGGTGCCGCAAAATGGA ATTGCCACATCAGTATCGGAAAATATGGAATTTCAGAAAATTTGGCTGTGGCAGCAATATGCGGCGCGCGTAACGCCCGGCGTTCAACGTATTGTTGAATTTGCGAAGCGTGTTCCAGACTTTTGTGATTTTACACAAGACGATCAACTGATACTCATCAAATTGGGCTTCTTTGAGGTGTGGTTAAGCCATGTGGCACGTATGATAAATGATGCAACGCTCACATTTGATGATGGCACTTATCTGACACGACGACAACTCGAAATTCTCTATGAT AACGATTTCGTAATATCGCTAGTAAATTTCGCCAACACACTCAACAGTTATGGTTTAAGTGATACCGAAATAGGACTCTTCTCCGCCATGGTATTACTCGCCTCCGATCGTTCCGGCTTAGCCGAACCCAAAATTATATCACGATCACGTGAACGTGTCGCTGAAGCGTTACGTGTGCAATTGGTACGTTCACGTAACGGTACAACACAAGCGCTACAATTAATGCCGGCATTGGAGGCTAAAATACCCGAATTGCGTTCATTGGGCGCTAAACATTTCTCACATTTAGACTGGTTACGAATGAATTGGACTAAACTGCGATTGCCACCACTATTTGCTGAAATTTTCGATATACCTAAAACGGAAGATGATCTGTGA